The Saccharopolyspora gloriosae genome has a segment encoding these proteins:
- a CDS encoding amino acid permease yields the protein MSEPAPEEYRKELSNRHINMIALGGAIGVGLFLGSGKALNQVGPGLMLIYAIAGVMIFFVMRALGELLMYRPVSGSFAEYAGEFIGPWAKFATGWGYWLVWIVTGMAEITAVGEYFQFWFPELPQWIPALGALIVLSGVNLIAVKLFGEFEFWFALIKVVAIVSMIVLVALILIFGFSEAGDTAAVSNIWSQGGFFPNGPTSALLAFQIVMFAFIGVEMVGQTASESKNPKQVLPKAINAVMLRILIFYVGALAALTALVPWTSFSPDGSPFVQAFALIGIPAAAGIINFVVITAALSSCNSGIFSTGRMLRTLSEDGHAPNAVGRLSARAVPSRAIAVTFGAMLIGVVLNYVAPEEAFTYITSASTVGALFTWGMIVIAHLGFRRKVARGEIQATTFRMPWAPYSNYVVLAFLAMVVVLLAFDSDTVIALYITPVLVIALGIGYVVSRRRSTERESARI from the coding sequence ATGAGCGAACCCGCCCCCGAGGAATACCGCAAGGAACTGAGCAACCGGCACATCAACATGATCGCCCTCGGCGGGGCGATCGGCGTCGGTCTGTTCCTCGGCTCCGGCAAGGCCCTCAATCAGGTCGGCCCCGGCCTGATGCTGATCTACGCCATCGCCGGGGTGATGATCTTCTTCGTGATGCGCGCCCTCGGCGAACTGCTGATGTACCGCCCCGTCAGCGGCTCCTTCGCGGAGTACGCCGGCGAGTTCATCGGCCCCTGGGCCAAGTTCGCCACCGGCTGGGGCTACTGGCTCGTGTGGATCGTGACCGGCATGGCCGAGATCACCGCCGTCGGCGAATACTTCCAGTTCTGGTTCCCCGAACTGCCGCAGTGGATCCCGGCGCTCGGCGCGCTCATCGTGCTCAGCGGGGTCAACCTGATCGCGGTGAAGCTGTTCGGCGAGTTCGAGTTCTGGTTCGCGCTGATCAAGGTCGTGGCGATCGTGTCGATGATCGTGCTCGTGGCGCTGATCCTCATCTTCGGGTTCAGCGAAGCCGGCGACACCGCCGCGGTGAGCAACATCTGGTCGCAGGGCGGCTTCTTCCCCAATGGCCCCACCTCCGCGCTGCTGGCGTTCCAGATCGTCATGTTCGCGTTCATCGGCGTCGAGATGGTCGGGCAGACCGCCAGCGAGAGCAAAAACCCGAAGCAGGTGCTGCCGAAGGCCATCAACGCCGTGATGCTGCGGATCCTGATCTTCTACGTCGGTGCGCTGGCCGCGCTGACCGCGCTGGTGCCGTGGACCAGCTTCAGCCCCGACGGCAGCCCGTTCGTGCAAGCGTTCGCCCTGATCGGCATCCCCGCCGCCGCCGGAATCATCAACTTCGTGGTGATCACCGCCGCGCTGTCGTCCTGCAACAGCGGCATCTTCTCCACCGGCCGCATGCTGCGCACCCTGTCCGAGGACGGGCACGCCCCGAACGCGGTCGGCAGGCTCTCCGCTCGGGCGGTGCCGTCGCGCGCCATCGCCGTCACCTTCGGCGCGATGCTCATCGGTGTTGTGCTCAACTACGTGGCACCGGAGGAAGCGTTCACCTACATCACCAGTGCCAGCACCGTCGGTGCCCTGTTCACCTGGGGCATGATCGTGATCGCGCACCTCGGGTTCCGCCGCAAGGTCGCCCGCGGTGAAATCCAGGCCACCACGTTCCGGATGCCGTGGGCTCCGTACTCGAACTACGTGGTGCTGGCGTTCCTCGCCATGGTCGTGGTGCTGCTGGCCTTCGACTCCGACACGGTCATCGCGCTCTACATCACCCCGGTCCTCGTCATCGCCCTCGGCATCGGCTACGTCGTCTCCCGGCGGCGTTCCACGGAGCGGGAATCCGCGCGCATCTGA